Proteins from a single region of Palaemon carinicauda isolate YSFRI2023 chromosome 1, ASM3689809v2, whole genome shotgun sequence:
- the LOC137645832 gene encoding cilia- and flagella-associated protein 251-like, which yields MEQRKEENEYDDERQEEEEEDGEEKAEEEEEEDEEESDDEEAEEKEEVDEEEEKEEEREEEEEEWKEEERLEEEEENEEEEARGEEKEDEKEDDQKEDEEESDDEEAEEKEEVDEEEEKEEEREEEEEEWKEEERLEEEEENEEEEARGEEKEDEKEDDQKEEKEEDEDEEPEEEEEEDKEKEEEEKDEEEEAEKEEEEEEEEEEE from the exons ATGGAGCAAAGAAAGGAGGAAAATGAGTATGATGACGAGAggcaggaggaagaggaggaagatggggaGGAGAaagcagaagaggaggaagaa gAGGATGAAGAGGAAAGTGACGATGAGGAAGCAGAAGAGAAGGAAGAAGTGgacgaggaagaagagaaggaagaggagagggaggaggaggaagaggagtggaaggaggaggagaggttggaggaagaggaggaaaatgaaGAGGAGGAAGCAAGAGGGGAGGAAAAAGAGGATGAGAAAGAAGATGATCAGAAG gAGGATGAAGAGGAAAGTGACGATGAGGAAGCAGAAGAGAAGGAAGAAGTGgacgaggaagaagagaaggaagaggagagggaggaggaggaagaggagtggaaggaggaggagaggttggaggaagaggaggaaaatgaaGAGGAGGAAGCAAGAGGGGAGGAAAAAGAGGATGAGAAAGAAGATGATCAGAAG gaggaaaaggaggaagatGAGGATGAGGAaccagaggaggaggaagaagaggataaggaaaaagaggag gaggaaaaagatgaggaggaggaagcagaaaaggaggaagaagaggaggaagaagaggaggaggaataa